CTCCATATAGTAAAGCCCCTGCGCTACACCGCGTACGTCATACCCCTCCAGCGTTATGCCGTCAGCCGTTACGGTGATACGGTAGCCCATGTAGCCCGAGGCATCGCCCAGGTCGCTGTTCAGAGATATTTTCAAATCGGCATCCTTTGACCGTGTAACCCCCGCGCCAATACCCATGGAGGTGAAAAGATAGTCCTCAAAGTCGCGTACCGCCGTCATTATGACGCTGTCGCTGTCGCTTGCCAGAGCTTTTTCGCAAACGTGGATTTTAATGCCTTCAAAAAGCTCGAACTCGTTTTTGTCGGGCTTTAACGAAAGGTCGCGTCTGTCCCTTTGGTGTATTTGCAAAAGGTCGGTTTTGAACTGATAGTTCTTCTCCATAATTTACCCCCGGAATAGTTTTGTTGATATGATTATACATGACGTGCACTCAAAAGTAAATGCAAATTTTCAACGAAAAATTGTCAAAAACAAGCGTGATTATTTGAAATTCGCAATTCGCCATTGCGGTTATCTCTGAATAACAAGCCTACTGCTTATAATAATTAAAACCTGAAACGGATTTTTCCGTTTCAGGTTTTTTCCTTAATTGCGAATTGCTGATTTATTTCTTAAGTGCCTTTTTTATTTCAAGGTTGATTTTTTCGCGCAGATTGAGAATGTAGGAGGCTTCAAGAGGATATTCGGTGAAGGTAACGGGCTTTGCGGCATCCTCATCAATGAGATTGAGTACAAACTCACGGCTTGTAAGGCTTTCAAGCAGCTTCATTGCTCTTAAGTCCTGCAATGCCTCGGCAAACACAACAACACGGATGGAATCCAGTGCAGTGCCGTCGATGGCAGGATATACCTTGAAGGGGTCGCCGGCGGTAAATGCACCGTCGCAGTCGTTTACAAGGTAAGGGTTGATGGGGTACTGGGAAAGCTGTGAATAGTAGAAGTTGAAGCCCCACTGTAAAAATCCTGCAATGTCGAACTTGTAGAACTGGGTTGCGATTATTCTGTTACGTGCGGAGGGCATGGAGATAAACTGGTTGGAAACACGTCTTGTCTGGCTGCAGCAGTAGTAGGTCCACAGACCCGGAATTTTTGCTTCCAGGAAGGGTATCATGCGGTCGTTGCACACAACGGGGGTGGTAACAGCGCCTTTTTTGTAGAACTCGAAGTCGCTGAGAGCGTCCATGATAATATAGTCCTTGAGAATGGACTGAACTATGCGGCGGCAAGCCTTGTAGGTCTTGAGCGCGTCATCGCCCTTGGGCTCGTCGGAGATGTGGAAAATGCACTGCTTGTCAACGCCAAGCGCCTTGAGATGGTGAACCAGAGCCGTCATAAAGGAGCGCAGGAAGCGCTTGTATTCGGGACCGGTAGAGCAGGTGTCCCAGCCGAAAATCTGCTTGTACTCGCCGTCTACCGTTGCCATAACCTTGGGTGCGGCTTTGGCGCCCCACTGAGAGAACAGGTGGGCGATTTCAAAATATTTTATGCCGTGCTTAAGACACAAATTAACCCATCTGTCCAGCTTCTTGAAGCCGTAGCGGTATTTTCCGTCCTTAAGAGTAATGTCCACCAGCTGAACGGTGGGTCTTTCCTGACCGACAGCCGTGTCCAGCTCGGGGGTGATAACGGGGGTGAGAATCATGTTCATACCGTTCTTGACATAGCTCTTCACGAAGTTTTCGAGAATTTCCCAGTGATATTCGCTGAACACCTCGGTGTTGTAGTAGGTTGCGAGACAGTCAAAGTGGAACCAGTTGGTAACCATTATATCCTGCTCGGGGAGCTGTGCGTCAATAATTTCAAGCTCAAAATCCGCACTGCCCATGGCAACGTTTTTGTTGGCATTGAGCATGCGTGCCTTGATGTAGTGCTTGCCCGCGGGAGCATTTTCAACCGTCAGCCAGAAGGTTTCGGTGTTGCCGGTGGTAACGTAGAAGAACTTTTCGGTGTTGAAGGGCTCCAGCACGTCGGGGAACATTCCGGGCTTGTCTCTGAGGTAGTTTTCGTCGGCATCCATAACGGGGGTGCTTACGGGCACGTGACGGACACGGCGGACGGATATGTATTCCTTGATGTCGGATTCAATGTCAAAATAAGTAGTGCATCTTACGGCAGGCTGATTGGTGTAAATCGCTACCTGGCATGAGAAGCTTTCGCCTTTAAGTGCAGTGGCTTTGGTGGTTTCGGGAGTTGAAGATAAGCCTCCGTCCATAAAGGCTTTTTCGAGGGATGATAAAAACTTTACTAACATGTGTTTTTTCCTTTCTTTATTTGGTTTCGTTTATAAGATTTGCGCTTATATATTGGCTCCACGCTTTATTGCCGTTTTTGTCGATTATTTCAACTCTTACATGGGTGTCGTTTTTGTGAGGAGTGTACACGGCACCGTTCAGAGGCTTTTCGTCGGCAAAGTGCCAGCGCAGGCTCTTTTCGTAATCGGTGAAGAAGCAGTCGGAAATAAAATATATTTTTCCCGCGTCACTGCATTCAACGTGCAATTCGCCGTTTTCGGCATACAGCGATTTTATGCGGGGACCGCAGGTGGCATACATGCTTCCCGCCTTCAGAGCATTAAGCACGCAGTCGTTTTCAAGCTTTTCGCATACCGCTATTGTGGCTGTTCCGGCAAAATCCTCCTCGTAATAGTGGACATCGTCGTTGGCAACCATCAGCTTTGGAACACCGCGTGACATCAGCTTGTCCAGCTGTTGAGAGGAATCGCCCCTCTGATGGCGAACCTGGGAAACCCAGTTCATGACCTCTATTGCATCGTAATTTTCCAGCGGGTAGAGCTCCTCTGCCTGAATAAGGCTCCAGGCGGGATGCGCCGCGATTACAAAACCGCCTGCGGCTTTGAGCGCATCAATAAGCTGCTGAGGTGTTGCGGGACGTTGTGCGGCAACGTATTTTTCGGTATCCATGCCCACGCCCACTATGTGGTAAGCGGCACGGTTGAGGGGTTCCATTATGTTGCAGTCGGTCTCCACACCCGAAAGGATAAGAACACCGTCCCGAATTTCGGAATAAGTGAGCTTGTTGTGCTCGGTAAAAGCAAGGAAATTATATCCCTGCGCTTTGTACTTTTCAAACGACTCCTGCTGAGTGAGTCTGCCGTCTGAAGTTTTCGTGTGAATGTGAAGCTGACCCTTGAACTGCGAAAGAGCAGGGTCAATAAGGTATTTTTTCAAGATAAAGCCCCCAATCTGTGATTGTCTGTGTATTGCGCCTTGTCAAATTCCTGCACCGTAAGCTGTCCGTCGCGTGCTTCGCCCTGGAAAAGAAATCCGCCCTTTTCACCGCCGTAGAAAACTATACGGGTGCAGTAGAAGTTACCGTCAAGTGCAGAAACTATCTCACTGCATTTTGCCTCAAAGGTTTTTATGTCGGGAGTATCGTCCTTTATTACCACCTCGTAGCTGAGCTTCGGCAATACAAGGGCATAGTCTCCGCCAAGGTCGAAAAGCTTGCGGTCAAGCTTTTCTTCAAACGGCAGATTATCCGCCGCGAAGGATATAGTGCTTCCCGAATCGCGTACCGCCTGCATCATAAGCCCTGCACCGATTTCAAACATGGCATTTTTGGCATACAGGAAATATCCGTCGTAGTTGTTTTCAAGCACCATTGTTTCTTCGCCGTAATAGCTTCGTTTGGGCTCTTTAAAGGTTATGGCGGTTTCGTAGTAGTGGGTTTTGAAGTTAAAGGCGGTTGACATGGATTCTATTTTCTGAAGCGGATAGTTTTCCTCAAGATATTTTGCCGTTTCGTTATGCCACTTCACCGCGCCGAAAATGTTTCCGCACACCGCGTTGAAGCACAGAAGGTATACAATAACGGCAATTACGGTTTTGACAATACCGCTTTTTGTCTTTTGCAAAATCAGACCTGCAACAAAATATGCCAGAGCTGCCGTCAGTACAAAAAACAGTACCTTGATAAAGGCGTAATTCATGGTGGGATTGTTCTGCGCCACCGAATTGTATCCGGTAGAGTCGGCAAGCGATACCGTCAGCGACAGAAGCACCGTCATGAGAAGCGAATTTTTAAGCTTGCGATAGAAAAGAAACACAGCAACGGCTGTTATGAAGAATATGGGGAAGGTGGATATAAATCCGCGTGACGCGCCGCCGGCATACAGTGCAAGGGTGAAAAGAACGGTCATGGCGGCAAAAAGCAGTGTGTCACGCTTTTTTTCGTCCGCCCACAGTTTTTTGAGCATATTTAGTGCTCCTTTCGTATCAGTATCCAAGCTTTTGGTTGACGAGGACTATTTCGTAATCGCATCCGCCGGGCTTTTTAAGCATAATATTCAGGCTTCTGCAGATGCGTTCGGGACTGTTGCAATCGTGGCATTTGAGTTCCCCGGAAGCACAGGGAGTTTTCTTTCCCAGTCGTCGTGCATTGAGAGGGGAGGCAATGTTACGCGCGCGCCAAACGGCTTTTTCGAGAGTGGGCTCGATTTTGTTTTCGCCGATTATGAAATACACTTTTTTGTGTCCGTAAAGCGTTGCGGAAATGCGGTTGCAGGTGCCGTCGATGTTCACTATCTCGCCCGTCTCGGCAATACCGTTGACGGAGGAAATGTATATTTCGGCATCCCGTGCCTCACTCAGTGCCTCGGCAGGGGTATTTCCGTTTTCGGGAAACCAGTGCCATATAACCTTATTGCTCTGAGAAAGCTCGGGCAGAATATCAAGCTCCTTTACGGTTACCGTACCGCCGATGCCTACGGTTTTGCCCGAAATGCGGGATAAAAGATATTGCTTTGCATCCTCGCGTGTTTCAAAACAGCTCACAGAATAGCCCATTTTTTCAAGATTTTGTTTTATTAGAGTGAAATCCATAAACGCTCCTTAATAAGAGATATGATAAATTGTAAAACCGCATGGCGGTTTTACCGAAATTGCGAATTGTGTATTCAGCATAATATCTGCTGTGCAATAAATACCGCTACAACCGCGCCCAGCGATACCGCTGTAAGACCTCGCTTTAAAAGAGACAGTATTACGGCAACCGCCGCACCGCACAGCGCACATATAAACTGCGGTACAGAAAATGAAGAGCCTGTCTGGGTGAAAAGGAAAATATCAGGGAAAATAAGTGCCGCCAAAACTCCATATGGAGTGTATGTAAGAAAGGAAAAGATGAATTTTCCCGTCAGCTTTTTGCGGAAGAGTACCATGGAAACCGCTCTTAACGAGTAGGTCACAACAATCATGACCGCTATGGCAGTTATAAGGTAGCCGAGTGATATTTCACGCATTTTCACTCACCTCCATGGGGAACAGCACAGCACCCAGAACGGAAGCCGCCACTCCGCTTATGATAACCGACCAACCGCTCGACAAAAATGAGAAAAAGGGCACGAATTTTATTATCGAGCTGAATACCACCGCAAAGGCTATAACGCAGGATACGGATTTTGATTTTGCGGCAGGGGGCAGTATTATAGCCACATACATGGCGTAAAGCGCAATACCCATTGCACTTGTGACAGAGGCGGGGATTATGTCGCCCAGTACGCTTCCGATTATCGTTCCGCCTACCCAGCCTGAGTATGACGAGAAAATCAGCCCCGCAAAATAGCTGAAGGTGATTTTCTTTTCCGGGGACATGGCTATGGCAAAGTTTTCGTCTGTGTTTCCGAAGGCTATTATAAGCCTTTGCCATAATTTTATGTCCGGCGGGAGCTTTTGGGAAAGCGAAATGCTCATGAGAAAATAACGGGCGTTTATAACCAAAAGCGCACTGAATATTTCCGCATAGGAAGCCAGCACCGAAATAAGGTCAACACCCACAAACTGACCCGTGCCGGTAAGACAGGTCATGGATATAAAGGTGGGTGCCCACAGGGGAAGCCCCTTGCCTACGGCAATTACACCGAAGGTGACAGAAACCGAAAGATACCCCAGAAATACAGGCAGGGCATCCTTTGCACCCATAAGAAATTGTTGTTTTTTGTTTTGCATTTTGACACCTGAAAATATAAACGGCATTTATCAGTTTACAATAATATATTATTTGCGGTTTTACTTGGGTCATTATAACATAAAAGATAACAAATGTAAATACAAAAAACCAAAAAAGCAAAACTTTGATATTTCTGCGCATTTTTTTGATGTAAGCGAAAAATCTTACATGACACAAATAGCGGATCGCCGTGCGCTAGCACTTGACAAAGAGCTTTGTTTATGGTAAAATACCGCTCGTGCAAAAATTTACTTAAAAGGAGCTTTTTAATGATGACACCGAGCAGTATAAAAAGATTGAAATACGCCTGTTATACCACTAATGTGGGAATGTCGGTGGTTTCCAATATATCCCCTGTGCTGTTTATCACTTTCCGACATATGTATGGAATATCCTATTCGCTTTTGGGTGCGCTGGTGCTGATAAACTTCTTCACCCAGATGACAATAGACCTGATTCTTTCGTTCTTTTCGCATAAATTCAATATCCCCAAGGTGGTAAAATCCATCCCCGTGCTGACCGCGCTGGGACTTGCGGTATATGCCGTGTGGCCGTTCTTTTTCCCCGAAAATGTGTATTTGGGACTTGTTCTGGGCACATTGATATTTTCGGCATCCGGCGGTTTTACCGAGGTGCTGATAAGCCCCGTTATAGCCGCACTGCCTGCCGATGACCCCGACCGCGAAATGAGTAAATTGCACTCTGTGTATGCCTGGGGCGTTGTGGGTGTCATTACATTCAGCACACTGTTTCTGGGCATTTTGGGTCAGGATAAATGGCAATGGCTGGTGCTTATACTGGCGATAATCCCTGTTTTGTCCATTTTCCTTTTTTCGGGCGCAAGCGTGCCCCATATGGATACACCCGAAAAGGCTTCGGGTGCTCTCAAACTGCTTAAAAACAAGGGCGTGTGGCTGTGCTTTGTAGCCATCTTTTTGGGCGGTGCTTCCGAATTGACTATGGGACAATGGGCATCGGGCTATCTTGAGCAGGCAATGAAAATTCCCAAGGTGTGGGGCGATATTCTGGGCGTTGCACTGTTCTCGCTGTTTCTGGGAATGGGACGTACCATGTATGCAAAATTCGGCAGAAATATGGAAAAAGTATTGCTCCTGGGCGGAATAAGCGCCACGGTGTGCTATTTTACCGCGGCAGTGTCAAATATGGTGTGGCTGGGTCTTGCCGCCTGTGCGCTTACCGGCTTTTGTGTTTCCATGATGTGGCCCGGCATGCTGGTTGTTGCCTCTGAACGTTTCCCGCAGGGCGGTGTGTTTATTTACGCGCTTATGGCGGCAGGCGGAGATATGGGTGCATCGGTGGGACCTCAGCTTGTGGGTATTATCACCGACGCGGTGATAGCAAATCCCGCCTCGGTTGCATTCTCTCAAAGCCTTGCACTTACCCCCGAACAGTTGGGTATGAAGCTGGGTATGCTGGTGGGCATGCTGTTCCCGCTGGTGGCGACGGCGCTGTACATAATAATATATAAAACAAAAAAGCGGTCTTAGACCGCTTTTTTGAGTGATATTGCCTTCGACTTCAAGCCCTATCGTACCTTTATCGATACGCTAAAAAAGCACTTCTTACGAAGTGCTTTTTTCTATTTCGTTTGCTGTTTTGTTCAGCTTGTCGCCCAGTGTATGCATGGCACTGCCTGCCTTGTGGCGCAAGCATTTTTTCAACTTGTGTGCCGCACAATTGCAGTCGCTGTTGCTGATTACCATATCCGCCGCGATGCCTGTTGCCAGTGCTGTCATTGCCGCAATAACGCCGACGGCTGTTGCAGAACATATTTTCATGTTTTTCCCTCCTCAAATAACGGTGCTGTACATATTGTGCCGTTTGAGAAGCGAAAAATTCATGGAAAAATTTAAATTTTCATAAGACCCATGCCTTCCAGAACGGAAGAAATGAGTATGAATAATATGCAGATGGGAGCTATGTACTTTATGATGACGACAAAAAGCGTTTTTGAACGGAATTTTCCGTCGGTAAGCTCCACCTCGTCGGTTATTGCCTTGGGCTTGATGACAAAGCCGATGAAGATGCAGGTGAGTATTGCGACTATCGGCATGATGACGCTGTTGGATAAGAAGTCGAAGAAGGTGAGAAAATCCATGCCAATAAGCTTTATGTGAGCCCATATTCCGTTGCCCAGCGAGGAGGGGATACCCAGAAGCACAGATATCAAAAGGGTTATGAGGCAAGCGGAAACTCTGCCGATTTTAAAGCGGTCGCGTATAATCGAAACCACTGCTTCCATAAGCGAAATGGAGGAGGTGAGTGCCGCAAAAAGCACCAGCACGAAAAATACCGTGCCCAAAAATCCACCGCCGGGCATACTGTCAAACACCTTGGGCAGTGTTACGAACATAAGTCCGGGACCTTTGCCCAGTGCCGCCTGGTCTCCGCCGGAAAATACGAATACTGCGGGGATTATCATAAGTCCCGCAAGAAAGGCTATTCCGGTATCGAAAAGCTCGATGTGACGTACCGAGGACTCCAGATTAACGTCTTTTTTCATATATGAACCGTAGGTTATCATAATGCCCATTGCAAGTGACATGGAGTAGAAAAGCTGACCCATTGCCGCAAGTACGGTTTTGAATGAAAAATGAGAAAAGTCGGGCAGGAGATAGTATTTGATACCATCCATGGCACCCGGCAGGAACATGCAGTAAACCGCTATAAACAGCGACAGCACTATAAGCACGGGCATCATTATCTTGCTGACTTTTTCAATACCTTTTTCGACACCGAGAAGCACGACAACCGCCGTTACACCGAGATAAATCGCAAACCACAAAAGGGGCTCGGCGGGCTTGCCGATGAAAGCGTTGAAAAATCCGTCATTTGCCGAAGCTGTACTTCCGCCTGTAATGAAGGTTACGAAATATTTTGTCACCCAACCGCCGATAACACTGTAATAAGGAAGTATGATAACGGGCACTATGGATTCAAGGTAGCCCAGAAAGGTGAACTTTTTGTTCAATGACCTGAAAGCGCCTATGGCGCTGAGACCTGTTTTGCGTCCCAGTGCTATTTCCGCTACCAGAAGTGCAAAGCCGAAGGTGACTGTAAGTATGAGGTAAGTCAGAAGAAATATACCGCCGCCGTACTGCGCCGCAAGGTAAGGGAAGCGCCAGATGTTGCCCAGACCTACCGCCGAGCCTGCCGCCGCCAGTACAAAGCCCAGCTTACCCGTAAAACTGCTTCGTTGTTTGTTTTCCATAAGTCAAATTCTCCATTAAAATGTATTATCCCCAACAGTATAACATATTTTTCGGAAAAAGTAAATACAAAAGCGGTATTTTATTCATAATATATCCGATATTATGTTTTTTGCTTGACTTTGAATGCAAAAAAAGGTATAATGAAAAATCGGGGGTGTATGAAATGACGACATCAAAAAGAACGGCATTGTGTGCCGTATTGGCGATACTGCTGACGGCATGGACGCTTTTTATATTTTCAAATTCCATGAAAACCAAAGCGGAGTCCGCGTCCTCCAGCAAAAAGGTGTCCCAGGCGGTAAAGAGCGTTGTAGACCCGAAAAATAAAATACCAGAAGAAAAATTCCATAAATCCGTGAGAAAAACTGCCCACGTACTGGAATTCTGTGCTCAGGGCATAATTGCCTCGGCGCTTGCATGGATACTGTACGGCAAAAAAAGAAAGCTGCTTTTGCTTTTTATGCCTGCGGTGGTGTGCATATTTACCGCCGCGGGTGACGAATACCTTCAAAGCCACACCGGCAGAGGGGCCGCCTTTACCGATGTGCTTATCGATACAGGCGGTGCGGTTATCGGAATATTACTGCTTTACGGTGTGTTTTTTGCAGTACAGAAATGGCAAATTGTAAAACAAATGTGAATTTTTTTGTGCGCTATTGACAAAATAGTATTTATATTGTATAATAACAAGGCTGTAAAGAAAAAAACTTTACAGCATGACCCCCAATTCCGGAGGCAACCGTGAAAGATTTGGCGATTACACAGCTTTACGACTGTTACTGGGCTCTTTTGAGCGAAAAACAGCGTACGGTGTTTGAATTTTATTATGACGATGACCTTTCGCTCAGCGAGATTGCAGAGCATACACACACCACACGTCAGGGTGTGCGCGATCTTATCAAACGAAGCGAGGAACAGCTCAGATTTTTTGAGGATAATCTGGGATTGAGCGAAAAAAACGAGAAATTACGTGAAATTGCCGCAAACTGCGGTGATGCAAAAGTAAAAGAAGAAATCGAAAAGCTTCTCTCGAAATAGCTTTCGGGCTTGCAGTTCTTATAAGAAAGGGCGTGTGCTGTTGGGATTTCAGAGTCTTACCGAAAAAATGGCGGAAGCCTTTAAAAAATTCAAGAATAAGGGCAAGCTGACCGAGGCTGATGTCAAGGTCGGCATGCGTGAAATAAAGCTGGCACTGCTTGAAGCGGACGTAAACTTCAAGGTCGTAAAGGACTTTGTGGCAAAGGTGTCCGAAAGGGCGGTGGGTGCGGATGTGCTGGAAAGCCTGATGCCCGCCCAGCAGATAGTTAAAATAGTAAACGAAGAGCTTTGCGAGATAATGGGCAAGGAAAATGAAAAGCTTACTATCTCCCCCAAGCCCCCCACGGTAATTATGATGTGCGGTCTGCAGGGCGCAGGTAAAACCACACACTGTGCAAAGCTTGCGGCTCTTTTTAAAAAGCAGGGTAAAAATCCTTTGCTGGTTGCCTGCGACGTATACCGCCCCGCGGCTATAAAACAGCTTGAGGTGGTGGGCGAAAAGGTGGGTGTCCCCGTGTTTAGCATGGGAGATAAGCTCAGCCCCGTGGATATCGCGGCGGCGGGTGTTGCCCACGCCGAGAAAAACGGCAACGACATGGTGTTTATTGATACCGCGGGACGTCTTCACATCGATGAAGTGCTCATGGACGAGCTTAAAAACATCCGCGAAAAGGTACAGCCTACCGAAATTCTGCTTGTTGTGGATGCCATGACGGGTCAGGACGCGGTTAATGTTGCGGACAGCTTCAACGGTCTTTTGGACATCACGGGTGTTATACTCACCAAAATGGACGGTGATACCCGAGGCGGTGCGGCGCTTTCCGTGCGCCACGTTACGGGCAAGCCCATAAAGTTTATCGGAACGGGCGAAAAGCTTGATAATATCGAGCCCTTCTACCCCGACAGAATGGCTTCCAGAATACTGGGTATGGGCGATGTACTGTCACTTATCGAAAAGGCTCAGGAAAGCTTTGACGAGAAAAAGGCGGCAGAGCTTGAAAAGAAGATGAGGGAATCCACCTTCACTCTGGACGACTACATGGAGCAGTTTGACCAGATAAGAAAAATGGGTCCCATCGACCAGCTGGCAGGCATGATTCCGGGTATGAAGCCGGGCGCACTCAAGGACGCTCAGATAGACGAAAAGAAAATCGACCGTATGCAGGCGATAATCAAGTCTATGACTCCCAAGGAGAGAGCAAAGCCGGATATTATAAACTCCTCCCGTAAAAAGCGCATTGCCGCAGGAAGCGGAAACAGCGTTGAGGAAGTGAATAAGCTCCTCAAGCAATTTGACCAGACCTGCAAGCTCATGAAACAGCTTACGGGCAACGCAGGAAAAATGAAGCTGGGCAAAAAGTTCAAATTACCCTTTTAAATCCGTATATAAATAAAAATTTATATAAATCAAAATTTTTAATTCAGAAAGGTGAATTTATCATGGCAGTTAAAATCAGACTCAGAAGACTGGGCGCAAAGAAAGCTCCCTTTTACCGTGTAGTAGTAGCAGATTCCCGTTATCCCCGCGACGGTCGCTTCATCGAAGAGATCGGTACTTACAATCCTATGAAGAACCCCGCTGAAATCATCATCGACGGCGAAAAGGCTAAGGAATGGATCGCTAAGGGTGCACAGCCTACCGAAACCGTAAGAGCCATCCTCAAAAAGAGCGGAGTTACCGAATAATCATGAAGGATATGCTCGTAGACATCGCCAAGGCTATCGTTGACCACCCCGATGAGGTTGTGGTTGAGGTACGTGACGACGGCGAAATGACTCATCTTGAGCTGTCTGTCGCTCCCTCCGACATGGGTAAGGTAATCGGCAAACAGGGCAAGATAGCCAAGGCTATCCGTACGCTCATTAAGGCGGCTTCCGCCAAGGATACCGACAAGAAGTACGTGGTGGACATAATCGACAAGTAAAAAAAGGGGCTGTCAGCCCCTTTTTCACATGTCAAAAATTATCTCAAAAAACTTTAAACAATGTTAAAAAATGTTACTAACCAATTCATTAATATGGCAGTATAATAATCAAGTCGGGATGTTATCCCTATCATTTATTTACGGAGAGTGACAAAATGAAACTTATTATCAAAGACAATTACGACGGAATGTGTGCATGGGCTGCTCAGCATATAGCCGATGCCATCAATAACCATAAGGAAAACCGCCCCTTTATACTGGGTCTGCCCACCGGTTCTTCTCCTCTGGGTGTATATAAGAGACTCATCGAAATGAATAAGGCGGGCAAGGTTACCTTCAAGAACGTTGTTACCTTCAATATGGACGAATATGTAGGTCTGCCCAGAGAGCACGACCAGAGCTACTGGTACTTCATGCATGACAATTTCTTCAACCATATCGACA
The genomic region above belongs to Oscillospiraceae bacterium and contains:
- a CDS encoding DUF4091 domain-containing protein — translated: MLVKFLSSLEKAFMDGGLSSTPETTKATALKGESFSCQVAIYTNQPAVRCTTYFDIESDIKEYISVRRVRHVPVSTPVMDADENYLRDKPGMFPDVLEPFNTEKFFYVTTGNTETFWLTVENAPAGKHYIKARMLNANKNVAMGSADFELEIIDAQLPEQDIMVTNWFHFDCLATYYNTEVFSEYHWEILENFVKSYVKNGMNMILTPVITPELDTAVGQERPTVQLVDITLKDGKYRYGFKKLDRWVNLCLKHGIKYFEIAHLFSQWGAKAAPKVMATVDGEYKQIFGWDTCSTGPEYKRFLRSFMTALVHHLKALGVDKQCIFHISDEPKGDDALKTYKACRRIVQSILKDYIIMDALSDFEFYKKGAVTTPVVCNDRMIPFLEAKIPGLWTYYCCSQTRRVSNQFISMPSARNRIIATQFYKFDIAGFLQWGFNFYYSQLSQYPINPYLVNDCDGAFTAGDPFKVYPAIDGTALDSIRVVVFAEALQDLRAMKLLESLTSREFVLNLIDEDAAKPVTFTEYPLEASYILNLREKINLEIKKALKK
- a CDS encoding ECF transporter S component; the encoded protein is MLKKLWADEKKRDTLLFAAMTVLFTLALYAGGASRGFISTFPIFFITAVAVFLFYRKLKNSLLMTVLLSLTVSLADSTGYNSVAQNNPTMNYAFIKVLFFVLTAALAYFVAGLILQKTKSGIVKTVIAVIVYLLCFNAVCGNIFGAVKWHNETAKYLEENYPLQKIESMSTAFNFKTHYYETAITFKEPKRSYYGEETMVLENNYDGYFLYAKNAMFEIGAGLMMQAVRDSGSTISFAADNLPFEEKLDRKLFDLGGDYALVLPKLSYEVVIKDDTPDIKTFEAKCSEIVSALDGNFYCTRIVFYGGEKGGFLFQGEARDGQLTVQEFDKAQYTDNHRLGALS
- a CDS encoding lactate utilization protein, producing the protein MDFTLIKQNLEKMGYSVSCFETREDAKQYLLSRISGKTVGIGGTVTVKELDILPELSQSNKVIWHWFPENGNTPAEALSEARDAEIYISSVNGIAETGEIVNIDGTCNRISATLYGHKKVYFIIGENKIEPTLEKAVWRARNIASPLNARRLGKKTPCASGELKCHDCNSPERICRSLNIMLKKPGGCDYEIVLVNQKLGY
- a CDS encoding AzlD domain-containing protein: MREISLGYLITAIAVMIVVTYSLRAVSMVLFRKKLTGKFIFSFLTYTPYGVLAALIFPDIFLFTQTGSSFSVPQFICALCGAAVAVILSLLKRGLTAVSLGAVVAVFIAQQILC
- a CDS encoding AzlC family ABC transporter permease, with the translated sequence MPFIFSGVKMQNKKQQFLMGAKDALPVFLGYLSVSVTFGVIAVGKGLPLWAPTFISMTCLTGTGQFVGVDLISVLASYAEIFSALLVINARYFLMSISLSQKLPPDIKLWQRLIIAFGNTDENFAIAMSPEKKITFSYFAGLIFSSYSGWVGGTIIGSVLGDIIPASVTSAMGIALYAMYVAIILPPAAKSKSVSCVIAFAVVFSSIIKFVPFFSFLSSGWSVIISGVAASVLGAVLFPMEVSENA
- a CDS encoding MFS transporter translates to MVKYRSCKNLLKRSFLMMTPSSIKRLKYACYTTNVGMSVVSNISPVLFITFRHMYGISYSLLGALVLINFFTQMTIDLILSFFSHKFNIPKVVKSIPVLTALGLAVYAVWPFFFPENVYLGLVLGTLIFSASGGFTEVLISPVIAALPADDPDREMSKLHSVYAWGVVGVITFSTLFLGILGQDKWQWLVLILAIIPVLSIFLFSGASVPHMDTPEKASGALKLLKNKGVWLCFVAIFLGGASELTMGQWASGYLEQAMKIPKVWGDILGVALFSLFLGMGRTMYAKFGRNMEKVLLLGGISATVCYFTAAVSNMVWLGLAACALTGFCVSMMWPGMLVVASERFPQGGVFIYALMAAGGDMGASVGPQLVGIITDAVIANPASVAFSQSLALTPEQLGMKLGMLVGMLFPLVATALYIIIYKTKKRS
- a CDS encoding sodium-dependent transporter is translated as MENKQRSSFTGKLGFVLAAAGSAVGLGNIWRFPYLAAQYGGGIFLLTYLILTVTFGFALLVAEIALGRKTGLSAIGAFRSLNKKFTFLGYLESIVPVIILPYYSVIGGWVTKYFVTFITGGSTASANDGFFNAFIGKPAEPLLWFAIYLGVTAVVVLLGVEKGIEKVSKIMMPVLIVLSLFIAVYCMFLPGAMDGIKYYLLPDFSHFSFKTVLAAMGQLFYSMSLAMGIMITYGSYMKKDVNLESSVRHIELFDTGIAFLAGLMIIPAVFVFSGGDQAALGKGPGLMFVTLPKVFDSMPGGGFLGTVFFVLVLFAALTSSISLMEAVVSIIRDRFKIGRVSACLITLLISVLLGIPSSLGNGIWAHIKLIGMDFLTFFDFLSNSVIMPIVAILTCIFIGFVIKPKAITDEVELTDGKFRSKTLFVVIIKYIAPICILFILISSVLEGMGLMKI
- a CDS encoding VanZ family protein; this translates as MYYPQQYNIFFGKSKYKSGILFIIYPILCFLLDFECKKRYNEKSGVYEMTTSKRTALCAVLAILLTAWTLFIFSNSMKTKAESASSSKKVSQAVKSVVDPKNKIPEEKFHKSVRKTAHVLEFCAQGIIASALAWILYGKKRKLLLLFMPAVVCIFTAAGDEYLQSHTGRGAAFTDVLIDTGGAVIGILLLYGVFFAVQKWQIVKQM
- a CDS encoding DNA-binding protein; protein product: MPEATVKDLAITQLYDCYWALLSEKQRTVFEFYYDDDLSLSEIAEHTHTTRQGVRDLIKRSEEQLRFFEDNLGLSEKNEKLREIAANCGDAKVKEEIEKLLSK